From the Vibrio algarum genome, one window contains:
- the araC gene encoding arabinose operon transcriptional regulator AraC: MQNNDPLKPGYNFDAHLVAGLTPIIEGDELDFVIDRPNGMKGFIINLTSQGEGTIFHGDDAFDVKAGDLLLFPPNATHFYQRKVDNASWFHRWVYFRPRAFWNEWLCWHEQHKGVYLTKGIESSTVSMLEKLFIDIEYISKSDIPYRDDLAVSLLEQLIIRCKNIQPDVVSKPLDPRVIEAMNYMSQNLNQSFSLESIADFTCLSASRLGHLFRDEVGMTITQWRDDQRVIRAKQLLVTTNYSVNRIGRIVGYTDPLYFSRVFKRKSGVSPKRYREQIS, encoded by the coding sequence CATTATTGAAGGAGATGAGCTAGATTTCGTCATTGATCGGCCAAATGGGATGAAAGGTTTCATCATCAACCTCACGAGCCAAGGAGAGGGAACTATTTTCCATGGCGATGACGCTTTTGATGTTAAAGCGGGTGACTTACTGCTCTTTCCACCGAATGCGACTCACTTTTATCAACGTAAAGTCGACAATGCCTCTTGGTTCCACCGATGGGTTTATTTTCGTCCACGTGCTTTTTGGAACGAGTGGCTTTGTTGGCACGAACAACATAAAGGGGTGTATCTAACCAAGGGAATAGAAAGTAGCACGGTTTCAATGCTGGAGAAGCTATTTATTGATATAGAGTATATATCTAAATCTGATATCCCTTATCGAGATGATTTAGCAGTAAGTCTTCTCGAACAACTGATAATACGCTGTAAAAATATTCAGCCAGATGTTGTTAGTAAACCTCTTGATCCTCGTGTGATTGAGGCAATGAACTATATGTCACAGAACCTGAACCAAAGCTTCTCTTTAGAGAGTATTGCAGATTTTACTTGTTTATCCGCTTCGCGTTTAGGCCATCTATTTCGAGACGAAGTTGGTATGACTATCACCCAATGGCGAGACGATCAACGAGTCATCCGAGCTAAGCAACTCTTGGTAACCACTAACTATTCGGTCAACCGGATTGGCAGGATTGTCGGCTATACAGATCCTCTTTACTTTTCCCGTGTTTTTAAACGCAAGTCTGGTGTTAGCCCTAAGCGTTATAGAGAGCAAATCAGTTAG